A single window of Zea mays cultivar B73 chromosome 10, Zm-B73-REFERENCE-NAM-5.0, whole genome shotgun sequence DNA harbors:
- the LOC100284110 gene encoding fiber protein Fb2, giving the protein MDMEVYERLTAETSHYRGTRFDALIGLDEVEPSDEEEDEEEEERAAGAGAGDELLCPFCSEELDAVGLWCHMDDEHRAEVNAGVCPICTDKVDMNLIVHISSQHRGFLKDKWRNQQGSSGVRYSTLALLKKDLHERISGSSRAAPVSTVPDPLLSSFVGSFYEVDLPKDAKKESLVETEVRSDNIEQRAAESFDEPLLPEVKEEKTRRSQFVQGLVLSLMFDDIL; this is encoded by the exons ATGGATATGGAAGTGTACGAGCGCCTCACCGCCGAAACCAGTCACTACCGTGGCACGCGTTTCG ATGCGCTGATCGGGCTCGACGAGGTGGAGCCTAGTGACGAGgaagaggatgaggaggaagaagagcgAGCGGCGGGTGCCGGGGCTGGAGACGAGCTGCTCTGCCCGTTCTGCAGCGAGGAGCTGGACGCGGTGGGGCTGTGGTGCCATATGGACGACGAGCACCGTGCTGAGGTCAATGCCGGG GTGTGTCCAATTTGCACAGATAAGGTTGATATGAACTTGATTGTCCACATCAGCTCACAGCATCGAGGTTTCTTGAAG GATAAGTGGAGAAATCAGCAAGGTTCATCTGGGGTGCGTTATTCAACACTTGCCTTATTGAAGAAAGATCTACATGAGAGGATAAGTGGATCATCTCGTGCTGCCCCAGTCAGCACGGTGCCTGATCCTCTACTGTCCTCTTTTGTTGGTAGCTTTTATGAAGTCGATTTGCCAAAGGATGCTAAAAAAGAGTCCTTGGTTGAGACAGAAGTGAGAAGTGATAACATAGAGCAGAGAGCAGCGGAGAG CTTTGATGAGCCTTTGCTCCCTGAGGTGAAGGAGGAGAAAACCAGGAGGAGCCAATTTGTGCAGGGGCTTGTCTTGTCCCTGATGTTTGATGACATCTTATGA